A single genomic interval of Helianthus annuus cultivar XRQ/B chromosome 6, HanXRQr2.0-SUNRISE, whole genome shotgun sequence harbors:
- the LOC110932754 gene encoding uncharacterized protein LOC110932754: MEPKLHPALTVSNIKTHVPVILEKDSTHYTTWKTLFKVHCQIYEVLDHLAAKPAAASSSSTSDSDKDKVVAAAAETLWIQLDAVVLQWIYATISTPLLHTILQPEFANLCLEKFSSTAEYCQHAKHLTEQLQSVGSPFDDRMLVLKILTGLTEQYDSISTVLQNRDPLPDFNEVRSRLNMEEQKKKRQVSHGT; the protein is encoded by the exons ATGGAACCTAAACTACATCCCGCTCTCACCGTCTCTAACATCAAGACACATGTTCCTGTCATCTTGGAAAAAGATTCAACCCACTACACCACTTGGAAGACCCTCTTCAAAGTTCACTGTCAGATTTACGAGGTGCTCGATCACCTCGCAGCCAAGCCGGCCGCTGCCTCTTCTTCTTCTACCTCGGACTCTGATAAAGACAAAGTTGTTGCCGCCGCAGCCGAGACTTTATGGATACAACTGGATGCCGTCGTGCTCCAGTGGATTTATGCCACCATCTCCACGCCACTTCTGCACACTATTCTCCAACCGG AGTTTGCCAACTTATGTCTCGAGAAGTTTTCGTCCACGGCGGAAtactgtcaacatgccaaacaTCTCACTGAACAACTTCAAAGTGTTGGCTCTCCTTTTGACGACCGTATGTTAGTCCTCAAAATCCTCACCGGCTTAACTGAACAGTATGACAGCATCTCTACCGTCCTACAAAACCGGGATCCGCTACCCGACTTCAATGAGGTTCGTTCACGGCTCAACATGGAAGAACAAAAGAAGAAACGCCAAGTTAGCCACGGTACCTAA
- the LOC110932764 gene encoding uncharacterized mitochondrial protein AtMg00810-like: protein MGFRHRDFPDHVCLLRKALYGLKQAPRAWYQWWFTDFVTIQGFRQSKSDNSLFIYHHGADIAYLLIYVDDIILTISSEALRTRLLHTLSGEFAMKDLGPLSYFLGIQVTRTSDHMVLSQHAYVNDIIHRASMDSCESVATPVDTQSKLYAASGPLYDDPTTYRSLAGALRYLTFTRPDISFAVQQICMHMHAPTIDHWNALKRIIRYLQGTTAFGLHLGPVPDLRLVSYTDADWAGCPDTRRSTSGYCVYLGENLISWSSKRQPTISRSSAEAEYRGVANVVADICWLRNLLLELHHPLATATLVYCDNVSAVYLSGNPVQHQRTKHIELDIHFVREQVRRGSIRVLHVPSRHQIADIFTKGLPRVLFDDFRTSLNIGPPDVSTAGV, encoded by the coding sequence ATGGGATTTCGACACAGAGACTTTCCTGATCATGTTTGTCTACTCAgaaaggcgttatatggtctcaAACAGGCTCCACGCGCCTGGTATCAGTGGTGGTTCACTGATTTTGTTACTATCCAGGGTTTTCGTCAGAGCAAGTCAGACAACTCTCTATTTATCTATCACCATGGTGCTGACATTGCTTATCTTCttatttatgtggatgatattattCTTACCATTTCCTCTGAGGCTCTTCGTACACGACTGTTACACACCTTGTCTGGTGAATTTGCGATGAAAGATTTGGGACCACTTTCGTATTTCTTGGGCATACAGGTGACAAGGACAAGTGATCATATGGTTTTATCTCAGCATGCGTATGTTAATGACATCATTCATCGGGCGTCTATGGACTCCTGCGAATCGGTTGCCACACCTGTTGACACACAGTCAAAGTTATATGCTGCCTCCGGGCCTTTATACGACGACCCAACTACCTACCGTAGTCTTGCAGGTGCTCTTCGGTATCTCACTTTTACCAGACCAGACATTTCTTTTGCGGTTCAGCAGATTTGCATGCATATGCATGCTCCTACGATTGATCACTGGAATGCCTTGAAGCGCATTATCCGCTATCTTCAAGGCACAACTGCTTTTGGTCTTCATTTAGGGCCCGTACCTGATCTACGTCTGGTGTCTTATACTGACGCTGATTGGGCTGGATGCCCCGACACTCGTCGGTCCACATCGGGTTATTGTGTTTATTTGGGTGAAAATCTCATTTCCTGGTCTTCTAAGCGTCAGCCGACTATTTCCCGCTCCAGTGCCGAGGCCGAATATAGAGGGGTTGCCAATGTGGTTGCGGATATTTGTTGGTTGCGTAATCTTCTACTCGAGCTTCACCATCCTCTTGCTACTGCCACCTTGGTCTACTGTGACAATGTCAGTGCTGTTTACCTCTCCGGCAACCCAGTTCAACATCAGAGGACTAAACATATTGAGCTTGACATCCACTTCGTTCGTGAGCAAGTGCGACGTGGCAGTATTCGAGTATTACATGTTCCGTCACGTCATCAGATTGCTGATATCTTCACAAAGGGTCTTCCGCGGGTTCTGTTTGACGATTTCCGTACCAGTCTCAACATCGGACCTCCTGACGTTTCaactgcgggggtgtaa
- the LOC110932777 gene encoding glutamate receptor 2.5: protein MGNPYLLHIKEDEISIAQSICALVESYKWRDIIYVYEDTDHGSELLQNMFELFQDKNIRIASRIAISSSVKDDQIIKELHKLMSIHTTVIIVDMSPSLASRFFPNAKRLGMMSKEYAWILSQKTIDIFQSTKFEVIGSLQGALGFRSYVPASRRLHYFTKRWNKKFTRKVHVLAIWAYDTIWALAESIERVGVPQNGTLLLNEILKSDFKGMSGEFRLTKSNLISNGFEIVNAVDHGERKVGYWTLSKGITRTLIPLNDVVLQSGIGMEDVIWPGGSTTVPKGLGKKLRIGVRTGLTFTSFVHTVYDAQNNVTNATGFCVDVFNTCLQALPYEVTYKFVPYANGSYDKLIEKVYNKEIDGILGDSTILARRYEFVDFTATYTDLGLGTLAKTKRNDMWIFLKPLNVNLWLTFTAVVIFKGLVIWAIEAMDQESKSAPSQGIGTIVWFILLTIFSA from the exons ATGGGAAATCCTTACCTACTCCATATTAAAGAAGACGAAATTTCTATAGCTCAAAGCATATGTGCCCTTGTCGAATCTTATAAATGGAGGGACATTATCTATGTGTATGAGGATACTGATCATGGGTCAGAGTTATTACAAAATATGTTTGAACTGTTCCAAGACAAAAACATACGAATTGCCTCCAGAATTGCCATTTCTTCCTCGGTAAAAGATGATCAAATCATCAAGGAGTTGCATAAGCTCATGAGTATTCATACAACTGTTATCATTGTCGATATGTCACCTTCACTAGCATCTAGGTTTTTTCCAAACGCAAAAAGGTTAGGAATGATGAGCAAAGAATATGCATGGATTTTAAGTCAGAAGACCATTGACATCTTTCAATCAACAAAATTCGAAGTTATTGGTTCGTTGCAAGGTGCACTTGGTTTTAGATCTTATGTTCCAGCGTCTAGGAGACTGCATTATTTCAcaaaaagatggaataagaagTTCACTAGAAAGGTGCATGTACTTGCCATATGGGCGTACGACACAATTTGGGCACTTGCAGAGTCCATTGAGAGGGTTGGAGTACCGCAAAATGGTACCTTGCTTCTAAATGAGATTTTGAAATCTGATTTTAAAGGCATGAGTGGTGAGTTTAGGCTCACCAAAAGCAATCTGATCTCCAACGGATTTGAGATTGTAAATGCGGTCGATCATGGAGAAAGGAAAGTGGGATATTGGACATTGTCGAAAGGAATTACAAGAACACTCATACCACTAAACGATGTTGTTCTACAGTCTGGTATTGGTATGGAAGATGTTATCTGGCCGGGAGGGTCTACTACCGTGCCAAAAGGACTTGGTAAAAAGTTGAGAATTGGTGTCCGAACCGGACTAACATTTACCTCCTTTGTGCATACAGTTTATGATGCACAAAATAATGTCACAAATGCCACTGGGTTCTGTGTTGATGTTTTTAATACATGCCTTCAAGCATTACCATATGAAGTGACTTACAAGTTTGTTCCATATGCGAATGGAAGTTATGACAAACTTATAGAAAAGGTCTACAATAAG GAAATTGATGGGATCCTGGGTGATTCAACAATCTTGGCTAGAAGATATGAATTTGTTGATTTCACTGCAACTTACACTGACCTTGGTTTAGGAACATTAGCAAAAACCAAAAGAAATGATATGTGGATCTTCCTGAAGCCATTGAATGTAAATCTATGGCTTACATTTACTGCTGTTGTAATCTTCAAGGGCTTGGTTATTTGGGCTATTGAAGCTATGGATCAAGAATCTAAAAGCGCTCCATCTCAAGGAATTGGAACGATCGTTTGGTTCATCCTATTAACCATATTTTCTGCTTAA
- the LOC110880842 gene encoding uncharacterized protein LOC110880842 isoform X1, with the protein MRMKTQLMDMYDRARVGAVVGGTYPAIGVDTTWLRNRARRFHEVVAAVGCKRRKVLFGVTGNDGGSVIFDNISANRSVSYDL; encoded by the exons ATG AGGATGAAAACCCAATTAATGGATATGTACGATAGAGCACGGGTCGGAGCGGTTGTAGGCGGAACATATCCAGCAATCGGAGTGGATACAACCTGGTTAAGAAACAGAGCTCGAAG ATTCCATGAGGTTGTTGCTGCTGTGGGGTGTAAGAGGAGGAAAGTCTTATTTGGAGTGACCGGGAATGACGG TGGTTCAGTTATATTTGACAACATTTCAGCTAACAGATCGGTCTCATATG ATCTTTGA
- the LOC110880842 gene encoding uncharacterized protein LOC110880842 isoform X2: MKTQLMDMYDRARVGAVVGGTYPAIGVDTTWLRNRARRFHEVVAAVGCKRRKVLFGVTGNDGGSVIFDNISANRSVSYDL; the protein is encoded by the exons ATGAAAACCCAATTAATGGATATGTACGATAGAGCACGGGTCGGAGCGGTTGTAGGCGGAACATATCCAGCAATCGGAGTGGATACAACCTGGTTAAGAAACAGAGCTCGAAG ATTCCATGAGGTTGTTGCTGCTGTGGGGTGTAAGAGGAGGAAAGTCTTATTTGGAGTGACCGGGAATGACGG TGGTTCAGTTATATTTGACAACATTTCAGCTAACAGATCGGTCTCATATG ATCTTTGA